The genomic region GGGGCGGAGCTGCTGTTCGAGGCGCCGGAGCAGCCGCACCTGCCCTTCGCTTCCCCGCACCACCACCGGCACCTCCCGACCCGGTGCCAGCTTCGACTCGGCGCGGAGGTTTCGCACCGCGACCACCACCCCCTGCAGGAATCTCACCTCGGCCTCGACGCCGGCGTCGAACCAGCTGCGGCGCGCGCGCGGCCAGGAGGCCAGCGCGAGGATCTCGCCGTCGTGCGGGATCGCCTGCCACAGTTCCTCGCTGACGTAGGGCATGAACGGATGGAGCAGGCGCAGGATGCCGTCCAGCACCTTCCACGCCACCCAGCGCGCCGTGCGCAGGTCGGCGCGCGCCTCGCTCGTCAGCGGCGCGCCGTCGTCGGAGAACGTCCAGCGGGGCTTCGCCATCTCCAGGTACCAGTCGCAGTACTCGTTCCAGGCGAAATGGTAGAGGGCCTGCGCGGCCTCGGCGAAGCGATAGGTTTTCAGGTTGCGCGTCACGTCTTTCACCGCGTTGGCTAAACGCGACAGGATCCAGCGATCGGCCAGGGTCAGGATGAGCTGCGACTCGCGGATCGCGCCGAGATCCTCGTCGCCGAGCCGCATGGTCACGAGGCGCGCGGCGTTCCACAGCTTGTTGGCGAAGAACTTGCCGTTCTCGAGCCGCTTCTCGTCGAACAACAGGTCTTGACCGGTCGGGGTCTGGACCATGGTGAAGCGCACCGAGTCCGCGCCGTAGCTGGCGATCATCTGCAACGGGTCGGGAGAGTTGCCGAGAGACTTCGACATCTTCCGCCCCTGAGCGTCACGCACGATGCTGGTGAACACCACGTGAGCGAACGGCGCCTGGCCGGTGAAGTGGTAGCCGGCCATGATCATGCGCGCCACCCAGAAGAAGATGATGTCGCTGCCCGTCACCATCAGGCTGTTGGGGTAGTAGCGCTCGAGATCGGGAGTCTTCTCGGGCCAGCCGAGCGTGGCGAATGGCCACAGCCACGACGAGAACCAGGTGTCGAGCACGTCTTCGTCCTGGGTCCAGCCGTCGCCGGCGGGCGGCTCGAGCGAGACCACCATTTCCTCGCCGCGATACCACACCGGAATGCGATGACCCCACCACAGCTGTCGCGAGATGCACCAGTCGCGGATGTTTTCGAGCCAGTTGACGTACACCTTCTTCCAGCGCGACGGGAACATCTTGACGCGCCCCTTGCGCGCCGCTTCCAGCGCCGGCGCCGCCAGCGGCGCCATCTTCACGAACCACTGCCGCGAGAGATAGGGCTCGATCACCGTTCCGCAGCGCGAGCAGTGGCCGATGCTGTGGGTGTGCGGCTCGACCTTCTCGAGATAGCCGGCGTCCTTCAGAGCCTCGACGATGCGCTTGCGCGCCTCGAAGCGATCGAGCCCGCGGAAGTCGCCGGCGTTCTCGTTCATCACGCCGGCCTCGTCCATGACGATCAACTCGGCCAGGTCGTGACGCTTGCCGAGCTGGAAGTCGTTGGGATCGTGGGCGGGGGTGATCTTGACCGCGCCGGTGCCGAACTTCGCGTCCACCGAGGCGTCGGCCACGATCGGGATCGCACGGCGCATCAGCGGGAGCACCGCTCGTTTCCCCACCAGTTTCTTGTAACGCTGGTCCTTGGGATTCACCGCCACCGCGGTGTCGCCGAGCATGGTCTCCGGCCGCGTGGTGGCGACCACGATCACCTTCTCGCTGTCCTCGACCGGATAGCGGACGTACCAGAGGTGACCCTGCAGCTCGCGATGCTCCACTTCCTCGTCGGACAGCGCGGTCTGGCAGCGCGGGCACCAGTTGACGATGTAGCGGCCGCGGTAGATGAGGCCCTCGTCGAACAGCGACTTGAACACGCCCAGCACCGCGCTCGAGTAGGCCGGGTCGAGCGTGAATCGCTCACGCGTCCAGTCCGGCGTGGTCCCGAGCCGGCGCTCCTGCTGAAAGATCAGGCCGCCGTATTGCTCCTTCCAGGCCCACACCTCGCGCAGGAAGCCCTCACGCCCGAGGTCGTGACGCGAGCGGCCTTCGGACTTGAGCTTCCGTTCCACCACGTTCTGAGTGGCGATCCCGGCGTGGTCCATGCCCGGGATATAGAGCGTCTCGCGCCCTTCCATGCGCTGCCAGCGCACGATCAGGTCACGGATCGACTCGCCGAGCAGGTGCCCCATGGTCAGCGATCCCGTAACGTTGGGCGGTGGGATCGCAATCACGAACGGTTCCCGGGCGGAGCCCGGCCGCGGCCGGAACACGCCCAACTCCTCCCAGCGGGCGTACCACGACGCCTCGACCCGGCCCGGGTCGTAGGGCTGCTGGAGAAGTTCGCGATTTCCGGGATGCATGAAATGGTTTTCCTGGGGAGGTCCCCGAGCTCGCGGGAGCGGGGAGCGAATGAGGCGCGGGACTCTAGCACGGCGATTCCGCGGCTCAAACCTCACTTCCGGCCGGCGAGCCACATCGCTAGCATGTCGCGCATGCCGCCCCCGTTCCGGCGACGCGCCACGGCGCTCGCGCTCGCGCTGTGCACCGTGTTCTCGTTTCCGAGACCGGCGGTCTCCCACCCGCTCGCCGACCTGGAGATCGGTGATCCGCTCGAGCGGGAGCTGCGGCTGCTCGACGTGATCGCGCCCGAGCTGCGCGGGAACACGATCGCGCTCTCCCACCTCCACACGCGCCCGCTGCTGCGCGACGTGTTCAGCGCCGAGAGTCTGTCGGTCGCGGCACGTGGGCTCGCGCGCGATTCATGGATTCGGATCGGCCGCGGGCTCGGCAGGGACGCGGTGGCGGTGGCCGAGGACTCCCGGCCCCGCTCGACGCCTTACGCGCTGCGCGTGGACGGCGCCGACCTCACCCGCTTCGATCTCTCGCCGGGTCTCGAGGGCGGAGCCGCCACGGACCGCGATAGCACGCGCTGGGCGAATGGTTCGGGCGTCCAGCTCCGCGCGGCGCTCGGCGTCCATCGCTGGATCGCGCAGCTCCACCTGCTGATCGGCGAGGAGGCCGGTGCTCAGTCGTTCACCGATCCGGTGATCGGAAACAGTGACGTGATCCTCCAGGCCGACCAGGCGCTGGTGGGATACATCGCGCCCCAGGATCGTTTTGGATTCCGGCTGGGTCGCAGCCGATTCCACTGGGGCCCCGGGTACGGTGGTTCTCTGCTTCTCTCGGGCACCGCGCCGCCGCTCACGGCGTTCGAGTACCACTTCGGGCTCGCGGGTGGCCGACTGCGGCTGACCGCGCTGTCGGCAACCGTGGCGGCCGCGGCCGGCGAACAGCTCGCGGCGCATCGCATCGAGTGGCAGGCGACCGACGCGCTGCGCCTCGGCGCGAGCGAATCGGCGCGCTATCACGCCAGTGGCTGGTCACCGCTCTACACCATCGGGCTCATCCCCTACTCGCTGGTGCAGCGCCTTCAGACCGAGGATGAGCCCGACTCGGCCGAAGCGTTGCGAAACAACGTGATGATCTCGTTGGATGCTGCCTGGCGCGTGGCCAACGGGACCCGACTCTATGGCGAGCTGCTGGTGGATGACCTGCACTCCAGGACCAGCGACAACCCCGACAAGCTGGCCTATCAGGTGGGCTGGGACGGGGTGGGGAATCTGTACGGCACGCGCCTCAGCTGGAATGGCGAGTACACGCGGCTCTCGCGCTACGTCTACACCTCGTTCTTTGGGCGCGAGGCCGCTTCGCAGGGAATCCCGCTCGGCTTTCCGACCGGCCCGGACGCGAGTCGCCTGACACTCGACATGCGCTGGGACCCGAGCGCAGACTGGCAGGTGATCGCGCTCGCGGCGCGCACCGAGAAGGGCGAGAACGACCTTGGCGAGCCCTTCGTTCCCGGCTCGCCACGCCCGCCGATCTGGACGTTCGAGGGCGTGCTCGAGCGCGCGCGCAGCGCCGAGCTCGGCCTCAGGTGGTGGCCGGCCGGCGGAGTGGACGCGGCGGTCACCGGCGGTTACGAGTGGCGCGAAAATGTGAATCACGTTTCGGGCGTCGATCGCCACGGCGCGATCGGCTCGATCACCTTGAATCTCCACCGCTGAGATCGGCTAGATTTCCCGCTTCGAGAACCCCTTCCCACTCACGAGGTCCCTCGACATGATCGTCCGCTTCCGCTGGTGGTCGCTGGTCGTGTTGCTCGCGCTGTCGTTCGCGCTTCCCTCCCGTTCGATCGCGGCGGGCGCCGCCCCGGCGTTCTCGCGCGCCACCATGGACACCACCTGCCCGCCGTGCCGCGATTTCTTCGAATACGCGAACGGCACCTGGCTCAAGCAGACCAGGATCCCCTCGACCCAGGAGAGCTGGGGGAGCTTCATCGAGCTCGCCGAGCGGAACCGCGTCACGCTCGATCGGATCCTCGAGAAGGCCGGCCAGGACAAGGGGCTCGGGCCTTCGAGCGATCTCGGGCGGCTCGGTACGTACTGGAACGCCTGCATGGACTCGGCGGCCGCGGAGTTCGAGGGCGTTCAGCCGATCCAGCCGCTGCTTTCCTCGGTCGACCGCATGTCGCGGGACTCGATGTTCACCGGACGGGTCGCGGCGCTCCACGATCAGGGGATTCCGGCGCTGTTCGCCTTTCGCGCCAACCAGGATCCGCGGCACAGCGAGTCGCAGATCGCCTTCGTGAGCCAGGGCGGACTCGGGCTGCCCGACCGCGACTACTACCTGCGCACCGATTCGGCCGGCGTCGAGACGCGCCGCCGCTACGTCGAGCACATCGTCAACTCGTTGCTGCTGCTCAAAGAGACGGCGCTCGACGCCCGGCGCGAGGCCGACCGGATCCTCTCGATCGAGACCGCACTGGCGCGGGGCTCGATGACGGCGGTGCAGCGTCGCGATCCGCAGGCCACTTACCACAAGATCTCGGTGGATTCGTTGGCGCGCCTGTCGCCCCACTTCGACTGGGCGCGCTATCTGCTGGCGCGCGGGCTCCACAACCTGGATTCCGTGAACGTCACGCAGCCCGCGTTCCTCACCTCGGTCGACAGCCTGCTGACGGCGGTCAAGCTCGACGACTGGAAGCCCTATCTGCGCTGGAAGGTGATCCACTTCGCCGCGCCCAATCTGAGTCGGGCGTTCGTGAACGAAGACTTCGCGTTCCAGCAGGTGCTGTCGGGCGCCGAAGCCCTCCCGCCGCGCTGGAAGCGCTGCGTTCGCGCCACCGATCAGGATCTCGGCGATCTGCTGGGGCAGGCCTACGTGAAGGAGAAGTTCCCGCCGGCGGCGCGCGATCGAGCGCTCACCATGGTGAAGAATCTCGAGGCCGCGCTCGGTGAGCGGATCCAGGGGCTGGACTGGATGAGCCCCGAAACCCGCCAGCGCGCGGCGCAGAAGCTGGCCGCGTTCGAGCGGAACATCGGCTACCCCAATACCTGGCGCGACTATCGGGGCGTGCAGCTCAATCGCAAGAAGTACTTCGCCAACCGCGTGAGCTGCAACCTCTACGACACGCGCCGGAACCTCGGGAAGATCGGCCAGCCGGTGGATCGCGGCGAGTGGACCATGACGCCGCCGACCGTCAACGCCTACTACAGCTCGTCGCTCAACAGCATCAACTTCCCGGCCGGAATCCTGCAACCGCCATTCTTCGATCCGTCGTGGGACGACGCCATGAACTACGGCGCGATCGGCGCGGTGATCGGTCACGAGATGTCGCACGGCTTCGATGACCGCGGCCGCCAGTTCGACGACCGGGGCAACCTGCGCGACTGGTGGACCGAGCAGGATGCTTCGCGCTACCAGGAGCGGGCCCGCCGCGTGGCCGAGCAGTTCAACGGCTACACCGTGCTCGATACGCTGCACCTGAACGGCCGGCTGACGCTCGGCGAGAACATCGCCGATCTGGGCGGCGTGGCGGTGGCCTACTACGCGCTCGAGAAGGCGCTCCAGGGAAAACCGCGTCCGCTCATCGACGGGTTCACGCCCGAGCAGCGCTTCTTCCTGGCCTGGGCGCAGGTGTGGCGCGAGGCCTATCGTCCCGCGGCGCTGCGCACCCAGGTGCAGACCAATCCGCACTCGCCACCGATGTGGCGAGTGAACGGTCCGCTGTCGAACCTGCCGGAGTTCGCGAAGGCCTGGGGCTGCAAGCCCGGCGATCCGATGGTGCGGCCGGAGGACTTGCGCGCCCGCATCTGGTAGCGGGCCGGCCCGGAGCTCAGCCCCTCGCGGGCAACGAGAACTTCCGCGACCACTCGACGGTGCGCTCGAGCCCGGCCGCGAACGGCACGCGCGAGGTCCAGCCCAGGACCTCGCGCGCGCGCCGCGCGTCGAGATAGAT from Candidatus Sulfotelmatobacter sp. harbors:
- a CDS encoding valine--tRNA ligase, whose protein sequence is MHPGNRELLQQPYDPGRVEASWYARWEELGVFRPRPGSAREPFVIAIPPPNVTGSLTMGHLLGESIRDLIVRWQRMEGRETLYIPGMDHAGIATQNVVERKLKSEGRSRHDLGREGFLREVWAWKEQYGGLIFQQERRLGTTPDWTRERFTLDPAYSSAVLGVFKSLFDEGLIYRGRYIVNWCPRCQTALSDEEVEHRELQGHLWYVRYPVEDSEKVIVVATTRPETMLGDTAVAVNPKDQRYKKLVGKRAVLPLMRRAIPIVADASVDAKFGTGAVKITPAHDPNDFQLGKRHDLAELIVMDEAGVMNENAGDFRGLDRFEARKRIVEALKDAGYLEKVEPHTHSIGHCSRCGTVIEPYLSRQWFVKMAPLAAPALEAARKGRVKMFPSRWKKVYVNWLENIRDWCISRQLWWGHRIPVWYRGEEMVVSLEPPAGDGWTQDEDVLDTWFSSWLWPFATLGWPEKTPDLERYYPNSLMVTGSDIIFFWVARMIMAGYHFTGQAPFAHVVFTSIVRDAQGRKMSKSLGNSPDPLQMIASYGADSVRFTMVQTPTGQDLLFDEKRLENGKFFANKLWNAARLVTMRLGDEDLGAIRESQLILTLADRWILSRLANAVKDVTRNLKTYRFAEAAQALYHFAWNEYCDWYLEMAKPRWTFSDDGAPLTSEARADLRTARWVAWKVLDGILRLLHPFMPYVSEELWQAIPHDGEILALASWPRARRSWFDAGVEAEVRFLQGVVVAVRNLRAESKLAPGREVPVVVRGSEGQVRLLRRLEQQLRPLARISDLQLSTDGGRPAVAASAVVDGAEIFLPLEGLIDVDEERARLTREAEKLLDELESVKKKLRNQDFLNKARPDVVERERQRLGQLEETMDKLRRAQESLRSSRA
- a CDS encoding capsule assembly Wzi family protein; translation: MSRMPPPFRRRATALALALCTVFSFPRPAVSHPLADLEIGDPLERELRLLDVIAPELRGNTIALSHLHTRPLLRDVFSAESLSVAARGLARDSWIRIGRGLGRDAVAVAEDSRPRSTPYALRVDGADLTRFDLSPGLEGGAATDRDSTRWANGSGVQLRAALGVHRWIAQLHLLIGEEAGAQSFTDPVIGNSDVILQADQALVGYIAPQDRFGFRLGRSRFHWGPGYGGSLLLSGTAPPLTAFEYHFGLAGGRLRLTALSATVAAAAGEQLAAHRIEWQATDALRLGASESARYHASGWSPLYTIGLIPYSLVQRLQTEDEPDSAEALRNNVMISLDAAWRVANGTRLYGELLVDDLHSRTSDNPDKLAYQVGWDGVGNLYGTRLSWNGEYTRLSRYVYTSFFGREAASQGIPLGFPTGPDASRLTLDMRWDPSADWQVIALAARTEKGENDLGEPFVPGSPRPPIWTFEGVLERARSAELGLRWWPAGGVDAAVTGGYEWRENVNHVSGVDRHGAIGSITLNLHR
- a CDS encoding M13 family metallopeptidase, giving the protein MIVRFRWWSLVVLLALSFALPSRSIAAGAAPAFSRATMDTTCPPCRDFFEYANGTWLKQTRIPSTQESWGSFIELAERNRVTLDRILEKAGQDKGLGPSSDLGRLGTYWNACMDSAAAEFEGVQPIQPLLSSVDRMSRDSMFTGRVAALHDQGIPALFAFRANQDPRHSESQIAFVSQGGLGLPDRDYYLRTDSAGVETRRRYVEHIVNSLLLLKETALDARREADRILSIETALARGSMTAVQRRDPQATYHKISVDSLARLSPHFDWARYLLARGLHNLDSVNVTQPAFLTSVDSLLTAVKLDDWKPYLRWKVIHFAAPNLSRAFVNEDFAFQQVLSGAEALPPRWKRCVRATDQDLGDLLGQAYVKEKFPPAARDRALTMVKNLEAALGERIQGLDWMSPETRQRAAQKLAAFERNIGYPNTWRDYRGVQLNRKKYFANRVSCNLYDTRRNLGKIGQPVDRGEWTMTPPTVNAYYSSSLNSINFPAGILQPPFFDPSWDDAMNYGAIGAVIGHEMSHGFDDRGRQFDDRGNLRDWWTEQDASRYQERARRVAEQFNGYTVLDTLHLNGRLTLGENIADLGGVAVAYYALEKALQGKPRPLIDGFTPEQRFFLAWAQVWREAYRPAALRTQVQTNPHSPPMWRVNGPLSNLPEFAKAWGCKPGDPMVRPEDLRARIW